One part of the Kryptolebias marmoratus isolate JLee-2015 linkage group LG13, ASM164957v2, whole genome shotgun sequence genome encodes these proteins:
- the rbm41 gene encoding RNA-binding protein 41 isoform X1, with protein MRRLSRQACEEGPVLEEQETEGQRQLQSLLLQQLHTDVDIQRCVAKRQCFAPAALYWPFGEQAAGVRSLSQFQALQDGEKEVAGLRELGLTDTEIQLWQRRDLLEAAEKSHGVCAAPDARQQRLQVIRDKMEARAELLSRPQRFAASRPMSRREMEIEQALFQGNDRLGFLTALYHRDEDDKNSRQGASSSDPMDSVYRDVLSCHRQALLQDTEGQQHHSTESDQSGSSQSHDSQSAASSHPESAPQAEQRCWSSSNTQDQSDPQRPAAPRVQISLNQPIGSLRGAAGAGPGGPLTIRGEIEAVTDQEILKNRESEEGIRSVPRFQNYQPGNPSKVLCVKNLSPQASVAQLVALFSRFEQQDAPPVLYRLLTGRMKGQAFVTLPGDRKLVSDGENNKPLFTSVCFSFTDTETAQNALQLVHGYRLLGKPLVVEFGRERREEEQKK; from the exons ATGCGAAG GCTGAGCCGACAGGCCTGCGAGGAGGGCCCAGttctggaggagcaggagacgGAGGGTCAGCGGCAGCTGCAGAgcctcctgctgcagcagctccacacCGACGTCGACATCCAGCG ATGTGTAGCCAAGAGGCAGTGCTTCGCGCCGGCAGCCCTCTACTGGCCGTTTGGAGAGCAAGCAGCTGGGGTCAGAAGCCTTTCCCAGTTTCAGGCTCTGCAGGACGGAGAGAAGGAGGTGGCCGGCCTGCGGGAACTGGGCCTCACTGACACCGAGATCCAGCTGTGGCAGCGCAGAGACTTGCTGGAGGCAGCAGAGAAG TCCCACGGTGTGTGTGCAGCTCCAGACGCCAGGCAGCAGCGTCTCCAGGTGATCAGGGACAAGATGGAAGCCAGGGCGGAGCTCCTGTCCCGCCCCCAACGCTTCGCCGCCAGCCGGCCGATGTCCCGCCGCGAGATGGAGATCGAACAGGCGCTGTTTCAGGGGAACGACCGCCTGGGTTTCCTCACAGCGCTCTACCATCGAG ATGAAGATGATAAGAACAGCCGGCAGGGGGCGTCATCCTCCGACCCGATGGACTCTGTCTACAGAGACGTTCTCAGCTGCCACAGACAAGCTTTACTGCAGGACACTGAGGGACAACAACATCACAGCACTGAATCTGACCAATCAGGAAGTTCCCAGAGCCAcgacagccaatcagcagcctCGTCTCACCCTGAGTCAGCTCCGCAGGCTGAGCAAAGGTGCTGGTCAAGTTCAAACACTCAGGACCAATCAGATCCACAGAGACCTGCAGCTCCTCGCGTTCAGATCAGTCTGAACCAGCCAATCGGCAGCCTGCGTGGAGCGGCGGGGGCAGGGCCAGGGGGACCCCTGACCATCAGAGGGGAGATCGAGGCGGTTACGGACCAAGAAATCCTGAAGAACCGGGAATCTGAGGAGGGGATCCGGAGCGTCCCGAGGTTCCAAAACTACCAGCCGGGAAATCCCTCCAAG GTTCTGTGTGTGAAGAACTTGAGCCCGCAGGCGTCAGTGGCCCAGCTGGTGGCGCTGTTCTCCAGGTTCGAGCAGCAGGACGCGCCCCCGGTTCTGTACCGCCTGCTGACGGGGCGGATGAAGGGTCAGGCCTTCGTTACTCTGCCAGGTGACAGAAAGCTCGTTTCAGACGGAGAGAACAACAAACCTTTATTCACGTCCGTTTGCTTCTCCTTCACAGACACTGAAACGGCCCAGAATGCCTTGCAGCTGGTCCACGGATACCGGTTGCTAGGGAAACCATTGGTGGTTGAGTTTGGTCGAGAGCGGCGGGAAGAGGAACAGAAGAAATAA
- the rbm41 gene encoding RNA-binding protein 41 isoform X3 has translation MRRLSRQACEEGPVLEEQETEGQRQLQSLLLQQLHTDVDIQRCVAKRQCFAPAALYWPFGEQAAGVRSLSQFQALQDGEKEVAGLRELGLTDTEIQLWQRRDLLEAAEKSHGVCAAPDARQQRLQVIRDKMEARAELLSRPQRFAASRPMSRREMEIEQALFQGNDRLGFLTALYHRDEDDKNSRQGASSSDPMDSVYRDVLSCHRQALLQDTEGQQHHSTESDQSGSSQSHDSQSAASSHPESAPQAEQRCWSSSNTQDQSDPQRPAAPRVQISLNQPIGSLRGAAGAGPGGPLTIRGEIEAVTDQEILKNRESEEGIRSVPRFQNYQPGNPSKVLCVKNLSPQASVAQLVALFSRFEQQDAPPVLYRLLTGRMKDTETAQNALQLVHGYRLLGKPLVVEFGRERREEEQKK, from the exons ATGCGAAG GCTGAGCCGACAGGCCTGCGAGGAGGGCCCAGttctggaggagcaggagacgGAGGGTCAGCGGCAGCTGCAGAgcctcctgctgcagcagctccacacCGACGTCGACATCCAGCG ATGTGTAGCCAAGAGGCAGTGCTTCGCGCCGGCAGCCCTCTACTGGCCGTTTGGAGAGCAAGCAGCTGGGGTCAGAAGCCTTTCCCAGTTTCAGGCTCTGCAGGACGGAGAGAAGGAGGTGGCCGGCCTGCGGGAACTGGGCCTCACTGACACCGAGATCCAGCTGTGGCAGCGCAGAGACTTGCTGGAGGCAGCAGAGAAG TCCCACGGTGTGTGTGCAGCTCCAGACGCCAGGCAGCAGCGTCTCCAGGTGATCAGGGACAAGATGGAAGCCAGGGCGGAGCTCCTGTCCCGCCCCCAACGCTTCGCCGCCAGCCGGCCGATGTCCCGCCGCGAGATGGAGATCGAACAGGCGCTGTTTCAGGGGAACGACCGCCTGGGTTTCCTCACAGCGCTCTACCATCGAG ATGAAGATGATAAGAACAGCCGGCAGGGGGCGTCATCCTCCGACCCGATGGACTCTGTCTACAGAGACGTTCTCAGCTGCCACAGACAAGCTTTACTGCAGGACACTGAGGGACAACAACATCACAGCACTGAATCTGACCAATCAGGAAGTTCCCAGAGCCAcgacagccaatcagcagcctCGTCTCACCCTGAGTCAGCTCCGCAGGCTGAGCAAAGGTGCTGGTCAAGTTCAAACACTCAGGACCAATCAGATCCACAGAGACCTGCAGCTCCTCGCGTTCAGATCAGTCTGAACCAGCCAATCGGCAGCCTGCGTGGAGCGGCGGGGGCAGGGCCAGGGGGACCCCTGACCATCAGAGGGGAGATCGAGGCGGTTACGGACCAAGAAATCCTGAAGAACCGGGAATCTGAGGAGGGGATCCGGAGCGTCCCGAGGTTCCAAAACTACCAGCCGGGAAATCCCTCCAAG GTTCTGTGTGTGAAGAACTTGAGCCCGCAGGCGTCAGTGGCCCAGCTGGTGGCGCTGTTCTCCAGGTTCGAGCAGCAGGACGCGCCCCCGGTTCTGTACCGCCTGCTGACGGGGCGGATGAAGG ACACTGAAACGGCCCAGAATGCCTTGCAGCTGGTCCACGGATACCGGTTGCTAGGGAAACCATTGGTGGTTGAGTTTGGTCGAGAGCGGCGGGAAGAGGAACAGAAGAAATAA
- the rbm41 gene encoding RNA-binding protein 41 isoform X2: protein MRRLSRQACEEGPVLEEQETEGQRQLQSLLLQQLHTDVDIQRCVAKRQCFAPAALYWPFGEQAAGVRSLSQFQALQDGEKEVAGLRELGLTDTEIQLWQRRDLLEAAEKSHGVCAAPDARQQRLQVIRDKMEARAELLSRPQRFAASRPMSRREMEIEQALFQGNDRLGFLTALYHRDEDDKNSRQGASSSDPMDSVYRDVLSCHRQALLQDTEGQQHHSTESDQSGSSQSHDSQSAASSHPESAPQAEQRCWSSSNTQDQSDPQRPAAPRVQISLNQPIGSLRGAAGAGPGGPLTIRGEIEAVTDQEILKNRESEEGIRSVPRFQNYQPGNPSKVLCVKNLSPQASVAQLVALFSRFEQQDAPPVLYRLLTGRMKGQAFVTLPDTETAQNALQLVHGYRLLGKPLVVEFGRERREEEQKK, encoded by the exons ATGCGAAG GCTGAGCCGACAGGCCTGCGAGGAGGGCCCAGttctggaggagcaggagacgGAGGGTCAGCGGCAGCTGCAGAgcctcctgctgcagcagctccacacCGACGTCGACATCCAGCG ATGTGTAGCCAAGAGGCAGTGCTTCGCGCCGGCAGCCCTCTACTGGCCGTTTGGAGAGCAAGCAGCTGGGGTCAGAAGCCTTTCCCAGTTTCAGGCTCTGCAGGACGGAGAGAAGGAGGTGGCCGGCCTGCGGGAACTGGGCCTCACTGACACCGAGATCCAGCTGTGGCAGCGCAGAGACTTGCTGGAGGCAGCAGAGAAG TCCCACGGTGTGTGTGCAGCTCCAGACGCCAGGCAGCAGCGTCTCCAGGTGATCAGGGACAAGATGGAAGCCAGGGCGGAGCTCCTGTCCCGCCCCCAACGCTTCGCCGCCAGCCGGCCGATGTCCCGCCGCGAGATGGAGATCGAACAGGCGCTGTTTCAGGGGAACGACCGCCTGGGTTTCCTCACAGCGCTCTACCATCGAG ATGAAGATGATAAGAACAGCCGGCAGGGGGCGTCATCCTCCGACCCGATGGACTCTGTCTACAGAGACGTTCTCAGCTGCCACAGACAAGCTTTACTGCAGGACACTGAGGGACAACAACATCACAGCACTGAATCTGACCAATCAGGAAGTTCCCAGAGCCAcgacagccaatcagcagcctCGTCTCACCCTGAGTCAGCTCCGCAGGCTGAGCAAAGGTGCTGGTCAAGTTCAAACACTCAGGACCAATCAGATCCACAGAGACCTGCAGCTCCTCGCGTTCAGATCAGTCTGAACCAGCCAATCGGCAGCCTGCGTGGAGCGGCGGGGGCAGGGCCAGGGGGACCCCTGACCATCAGAGGGGAGATCGAGGCGGTTACGGACCAAGAAATCCTGAAGAACCGGGAATCTGAGGAGGGGATCCGGAGCGTCCCGAGGTTCCAAAACTACCAGCCGGGAAATCCCTCCAAG GTTCTGTGTGTGAAGAACTTGAGCCCGCAGGCGTCAGTGGCCCAGCTGGTGGCGCTGTTCTCCAGGTTCGAGCAGCAGGACGCGCCCCCGGTTCTGTACCGCCTGCTGACGGGGCGGATGAAGGGTCAGGCCTTCGTTACTCTGCCAG ACACTGAAACGGCCCAGAATGCCTTGCAGCTGGTCCACGGATACCGGTTGCTAGGGAAACCATTGGTGGTTGAGTTTGGTCGAGAGCGGCGGGAAGAGGAACAGAAGAAATAA